A region of Paenibacillus sp. JNUCC-31 DNA encodes the following proteins:
- a CDS encoding cache domain-containing sensor histidine kinase, with amino-acid sequence MPRFKDLSYRFKLFLTYALIVSLPLSILSWMYFHSSREFVSEFARQNLYSIVKQNNEIMDAELAQVEESSLAIIADQTLYEQYLHANPADEYSMISMEKKVSRTLNTYFTDLGQIYSIHLITSYSNIGPTGASAFIPYSNFNQTALYRAALQGEGAMEWVPTFSFDQMFKQDIRRSKPPEYVRLLAGARLLKLFNINNGEVVELQGKAELPVLAVVYRPEIYHSRFANTLPSAGASFFVVSPAGQPVAGTSMEHEMAGIDLAWLDEMTEMKSGTLTVTQDGKPLIVCFDTSKVTGWISGVTISPEAMVAAFLPEIKSYTFYLAIILLFISLLLAYVFANSITRPIHQLLQAIKKTSEGEFDTRIPVESYNEMGLLIHKFNQMNVKINNLIEENYKVKLREKETKIMSLNIQLNPHFMYNTLNIMNWTALENDQKELSRMIVSLSSMLQYTSENSQDIGDLAQDLNWLKHYIYITNQRFEDRFTVNYCLAPELYAYQVPKLFLQPFIENAIVHAFSRLHSGGRITIRGWMADGERFFTVEDNGTGIAPDKLEELAKLEGESIGIRNVDKRIKLIYGDGYGVTLTSVEGQGTTVTINLPVSNV; translated from the coding sequence TTGCCGCGTTTTAAGGATCTCAGCTACAGGTTCAAGCTTTTCCTGACCTATGCGCTCATCGTTTCGCTCCCCCTCAGTATCCTGAGCTGGATGTATTTTCATTCAAGCCGGGAATTTGTCTCCGAATTTGCCAGGCAAAATCTGTACTCCATCGTAAAGCAAAATAATGAAATCATGGACGCCGAGCTCGCACAGGTGGAAGAAAGCAGCCTGGCCATCATCGCGGATCAAACGTTGTATGAGCAGTATCTGCATGCAAACCCTGCAGATGAATACAGTATGATCTCGATGGAGAAAAAGGTTAGCCGGACGTTAAACACGTATTTTACGGATTTGGGGCAGATATATTCCATACATCTCATTACCAGTTATTCCAATATTGGCCCAACGGGCGCCTCCGCATTTATTCCGTATAGTAATTTCAACCAAACAGCATTGTACCGGGCTGCTTTACAGGGGGAAGGGGCTATGGAGTGGGTGCCGACCTTCTCGTTTGATCAGATGTTTAAGCAGGATATCCGCCGCTCCAAGCCCCCCGAATATGTTCGCCTGCTGGCGGGTGCCCGCTTGTTGAAGCTGTTCAATATCAATAACGGCGAAGTCGTCGAACTGCAGGGCAAGGCCGAGCTTCCCGTGCTGGCCGTTGTTTATCGGCCGGAAATCTATCATTCCCGCTTCGCCAACACGCTCCCTTCTGCCGGAGCTTCTTTTTTTGTGGTCAGTCCGGCCGGACAGCCTGTGGCGGGCACGTCCATGGAGCATGAAATGGCAGGCATCGATCTCGCTTGGCTGGATGAAATGACGGAGATGAAAAGTGGCACTTTGACGGTGACGCAGGATGGAAAGCCGCTCATCGTTTGTTTTGATACGTCTAAGGTGACGGGATGGATCTCGGGTGTCACCATCTCGCCAGAAGCGATGGTGGCGGCTTTTTTGCCAGAGATCAAATCTTATACCTTCTATTTGGCCATTATTCTCCTGTTTATTTCGCTCCTGCTCGCGTATGTTTTTGCCAATTCCATTACCAGGCCCATTCATCAGCTACTCCAGGCAATCAAAAAAACGAGCGAAGGTGAATTCGACACGCGAATACCCGTAGAATCCTACAACGAAATGGGGCTGTTAATCCACAAATTTAATCAAATGAATGTCAAAATCAACAATTTGATTGAAGAGAATTACAAAGTCAAGCTGCGGGAAAAAGAAACAAAGATCATGTCGCTGAACATTCAATTGAATCCCCACTTTATGTACAACACGCTGAATATCATGAATTGGACGGCACTTGAAAACGACCAAAAAGAGTTGAGCCGCATGATTGTCAGCTTGTCCTCCATGTTGCAGTACACCTCCGAGAACAGCCAGGACATCGGCGATTTGGCCCAGGACCTGAACTGGCTGAAACATTATATTTACATTACCAATCAGCGTTTCGAAGATCGGTTTACCGTCAACTATTGCCTTGCCCCTGAACTGTATGCATACCAAGTTCCCAAGCTGTTCCTGCAACCGTTTATCGAAAACGCGATCGTTCACGCATTTTCCCGTTTGCACAGCGGGGGAAGGATCACCATCCGGGGATGGATGGCCGACGGTGAGCGTTTTTTTACGGTGGAGGATAACGGCACGGGGATCGCTCCAGACAAATTAGAAGAGCTTGCAAAACTTGAAGGCGAGTCGATCGGTATCCGGAATGTGGACAAAAGAATCAAACTCATCTATGGAGACGGCTATGGCGTCACTCTGACTTCAGTTGAAGGACAGGGCACAACGGTAACAATCAACCTTCCTGTATCAAACGTGTGA
- a CDS encoding extracellular solute-binding protein — MVMSIKAWVKSGLVLGLIGGILAGCSGEGESEQAEGESGRGNITSTIYDRGSVPSGMGTIEDNMWSKWINENGPANVKYTAVPRWESQSKLNVLFASGSAPDVIFEFGTPIRNTLFNQKQLMPLDDLIANSSVEYKALMEKYPQLKKAGIKSDGKLYEVGRMNEVFPLTSFFIRADWLEKLNLEVPTNEAEMLAVAKAFTENDPDGNGANDTYGIGGLQFGDTAGLFRYMYNANWVNVEDGEIVVGPNHMKEATAFKRALFEAGVVDKDFLTDKDGAKSKQDFLNGKIGMYAAMTSDYTGFAAKELDTLMQNVPDAKLKVIALPSTSVGQYTMVWNNPVQMTAVVNARAKNPEAVIQYIDFLTKTESGRTFKNGFEGTHYTLNEQGCPRISDQEKYKQEISWAGDYAMLYSRLEEGKCGYTEMLFSEEIPSQKEGLRLFKEAREVYMNDLPVGEGVTHSEHMPQLPKELQVKLTNVTTAINDIFTRSIISGSKYTVEQAAAEAEQKWEQGGGPEIEAWYKDWWSKEKDNVLIWDDFYEIYEQQQADFKK; from the coding sequence ATGGTGATGTCCATCAAGGCATGGGTGAAGTCCGGTCTCGTTCTGGGCCTGATCGGCGGAATACTGGCGGGATGTTCGGGAGAAGGCGAAAGTGAGCAGGCCGAAGGTGAAAGCGGGCGCGGCAACATAACGTCGACGATCTATGATCGGGGCTCCGTGCCAAGCGGCATGGGCACGATTGAGGATAACATGTGGTCCAAGTGGATCAATGAGAATGGCCCGGCCAACGTCAAATATACCGCGGTTCCCCGCTGGGAATCCCAATCCAAATTAAACGTGTTGTTTGCTTCAGGCAGTGCACCGGATGTTATTTTTGAATTTGGGACGCCTATTCGTAATACGTTATTTAATCAAAAACAGTTGATGCCGCTGGATGACCTGATTGCGAATTCCAGTGTGGAGTATAAAGCGCTGATGGAGAAGTATCCACAGTTAAAGAAGGCTGGGATCAAGAGTGATGGAAAGTTATACGAAGTTGGCCGGATGAATGAGGTATTTCCGCTGACCAGTTTTTTCATTCGTGCAGATTGGCTGGAGAAGCTGAATCTGGAGGTGCCGACGAACGAAGCAGAGATGCTGGCGGTCGCCAAGGCATTCACGGAGAATGACCCGGATGGGAACGGTGCAAACGATACATATGGGATCGGAGGTTTGCAATTTGGGGACACTGCTGGATTGTTCCGCTACATGTACAATGCCAATTGGGTTAACGTGGAGGACGGGGAGATCGTGGTTGGCCCTAATCATATGAAGGAAGCGACGGCGTTTAAGCGGGCATTGTTTGAGGCTGGGGTAGTAGACAAGGATTTTCTGACCGACAAGGATGGAGCGAAGTCCAAGCAGGATTTCCTGAACGGTAAAATAGGCATGTATGCCGCCATGACGTCCGATTATACCGGATTTGCGGCCAAGGAACTGGACACCCTTATGCAAAATGTACCTGATGCCAAACTGAAGGTCATTGCCCTGCCTTCCACATCGGTGGGTCAATATACCATGGTATGGAATAACCCGGTACAGATGACAGCTGTTGTGAATGCCCGTGCCAAAAATCCGGAAGCCGTTATTCAATATATCGATTTCCTCACCAAAACAGAATCAGGTCGAACGTTCAAAAACGGATTTGAAGGCACACACTATACATTGAACGAACAGGGCTGCCCGCGCATATCTGACCAGGAAAAGTACAAACAGGAAATTAGCTGGGCCGGAGATTACGCGATGCTGTACAGTCGCCTGGAAGAGGGGAAATGCGGATACACCGAAATGCTGTTCAGTGAGGAGATCCCGTCTCAGAAGGAAGGACTTCGTCTCTTCAAGGAAGCGCGGGAAGTATACATGAACGATCTTCCGGTGGGCGAGGGCGTTACCCATTCGGAACATATGCCCCAGCTGCCTAAAGAGCTTCAGGTGAAGCTTACCAATGTGACGACAGCCATTAATGATATTTTCACACGTTCCATTATTAGCGGCAGTAAGTACACGGTTGAGCAGGCTGCTGCAGAAGCGGAGCAAAAGTGGGAGCAGGGTGGTGGCCCGGAGATCGAAGCGTGGTACAAAGACTGGTGGAGCAAGGAAAAGGACAATGTCCTTATATGGGACGACTTCTATGAAATCTATGAACAGCAGCAGGCTGACTTTAAGAAGTAG
- a CDS encoding response regulator, whose translation MLNILVVDDEPKHRRGLSRMLNALKPEYNIFHARDGEEALQNLNVHPMDLVFTDIQMPVMDGLELMEQLTRRGGNESVIILSAYSDFVYAQRALQLGASDYLLKPVEEQNILPLLAKAERKASTARLACIESALSELLEGCPSNQDYRLLESAFPEFKQGIVLTAVFGMAKDHPFLLSSLQDRLLKMMEKSGFSCAFCMKEQMLTALIMNSESSSMVTAGFEDKMQEVIQHFLRAYGAELTLGLGRYFAEWQEARQAYQQACHALKARFYKGGGVLYGAEQMNNGDRPAVVKLEVNGLTRAVLSGNKPEIEACLDSAVCQDSGNGFPEPEKLKYVLAASIDQVISLLMEKGLAPLHSRVYEEALLHCHTVDELKEAAREWIFELTDRLDQRRQCKAESIIDSCKAYIDTHYGDGDLSLSTLATKFHFNPSYFCMLFKTHSHMTVHQYIAHTRMKAAAGLLLQTSQKVYQIAESVGYKDAKYFIRLFRKEFGTSPEEYRHLSATL comes from the coding sequence ATGTTAAACATTTTGGTTGTGGATGACGAACCGAAGCACAGAAGAGGACTGTCCCGAATGCTGAACGCTCTGAAACCGGAGTATAACATTTTTCATGCCAGAGATGGGGAGGAGGCTTTGCAAAATTTGAATGTTCATCCGATGGATCTGGTGTTCACGGACATTCAGATGCCGGTTATGGACGGCCTGGAATTAATGGAACAATTGACCCGCCGCGGAGGAAATGAAAGCGTTATCATACTAAGTGCTTATTCGGATTTTGTTTATGCCCAGCGTGCGCTCCAGTTAGGCGCCAGCGATTATTTGCTAAAGCCGGTGGAAGAACAGAACATCCTGCCGCTGCTTGCAAAAGCGGAGCGTAAAGCCAGCACTGCGCGTCTTGCATGCATAGAATCCGCACTTTCCGAACTGTTGGAAGGATGTCCATCCAATCAAGATTATCGATTATTGGAGAGCGCATTCCCGGAATTTAAGCAAGGGATCGTTCTGACCGCTGTTTTTGGCATGGCGAAGGACCATCCATTTCTGCTCAGCAGCCTCCAAGACCGGCTGCTCAAGATGATGGAGAAATCTGGATTCTCCTGCGCTTTTTGTATGAAGGAACAAATGCTCACCGCCTTGATTATGAACTCCGAGTCCTCCTCCATGGTGACTGCCGGCTTTGAAGACAAGATGCAAGAGGTCATTCAACACTTCCTACGGGCATACGGGGCGGAATTAACGCTTGGCCTTGGACGTTATTTTGCCGAATGGCAAGAAGCCAGGCAAGCTTACCAGCAGGCGTGCCATGCGCTCAAAGCCAGGTTTTATAAAGGAGGAGGGGTGCTGTATGGAGCCGAGCAGATGAATAATGGAGACCGGCCTGCCGTCGTGAAGCTTGAAGTAAACGGGCTGACCCGAGCGGTCCTGTCCGGAAACAAGCCGGAAATTGAAGCCTGTCTGGATTCGGCTGTTTGCCAGGATTCCGGGAACGGCTTTCCTGAGCCGGAGAAATTGAAATACGTTCTCGCCGCCTCGATCGATCAAGTCATATCCCTTTTAATGGAAAAAGGGCTTGCGCCCTTACATAGCAGGGTCTATGAGGAAGCTTTGCTTCACTGTCATACCGTTGATGAACTGAAAGAGGCGGCCCGGGAGTGGATCTTCGAGCTGACGGATCGTCTGGATCAACGGCGGCAGTGCAAAGCCGAGTCCATTATCGACAGCTGCAAAGCCTATATTGATACGCACTATGGCGATGGTGATTTGTCACTGAGCACGCTGGCAACGAAATTTCATTTTAATCCCTCGTATTTTTGCATGTTGTTCAAAACGCATTCCCACATGACCGTCCATCAGTACATCGCCCATACCAGAATGAAGGCGGCTGCTGGCCTGCTGCTGCAGACCTCCCAGAAGGTTTACCAAATTGCCGAGAGCGTAGGATATAAAGACGCAAAATACTTCATTCGTCTGTTTCGCAAGGAGTTTGGCACAAGCCCCGAAGAATATCGCCATTTATCCGCTACTCTCTAA
- a CDS encoding helix-turn-helix domain-containing protein, protein MELGSKIRKLRKEQNRSQDDIAKVCGFTKSLLSKIENGKTVPPIGTLIKIAETLGTKISILLDDNDFNGTVYTPKARSMEKMVQTDRGYLFSAIAAERPEKLMQPFYFVAQKGKTGKRTISHVGQEFIYVLEGTMIYYVGKEEYTLNAGDSLYFDSVENHKYMLVTDEVKYLSVFCSDTNG, encoded by the coding sequence ATGGAACTGGGAAGCAAAATCCGAAAGCTTCGAAAGGAACAAAACCGTAGTCAAGATGACATCGCAAAGGTTTGCGGATTTACCAAAAGCTTGTTGTCCAAAATCGAAAACGGGAAGACGGTTCCTCCCATCGGTACGCTGATCAAGATTGCCGAAACGCTTGGAACCAAAATTTCCATTTTGCTGGACGATAACGATTTTAACGGAACGGTGTACACGCCAAAAGCCAGGAGCATGGAAAAAATGGTCCAGACGGATCGAGGGTATCTGTTTTCCGCCATAGCGGCCGAACGGCCGGAAAAACTGATGCAGCCGTTTTACTTTGTTGCACAGAAAGGCAAAACGGGCAAAAGAACGATTTCACATGTCGGGCAGGAATTTATCTATGTCCTCGAAGGCACAATGATTTATTACGTAGGGAAGGAAGAGTACACTTTAAATGCCGGTGACAGCTTGTATTTCGATTCGGTGGAAAACCATAAATATATGCTGGTGACCGATGAAGTCAAGTATTTGTCGGTATTCTGCTCCGACACGAATGGTTAG